The DNA segment CACAAATATTGGTCCCCCTAGAAGTTCTTATAAGTAAAATATCTAATAtaagtatggaagcctgtttccaccactgacaaaagtaattgcaactttttatctcacaattttgactttttttctaaaaattacacaatataaattgacaattgcaagttataacggcaaaattgcaagacaaactcacaattttgagaaataaagtgtttatatctcacaattctgactttttctcagaattacatgataaaaaaaagtgcaattttgactttatttctcagaattgcatgatataaacaatttctagaaagtaaaaaattttaccttttttgttctCGCAGCTGTGGGTTTgtatgttgcaattctgacctttctcagaaatgtgatagaaactctcaattctgagaaaatatcagttcccttccccccctcaaaattggactttttaactcagaattgcaagtttatatctcacaattgcccGTTATAaaattgcagttctgagaaaaaaaaagtcacaattacgagatataaactcacactttatttctcaaaattgtgagtttgtcttgcaattttgactttataacttggaattgccagtttatatcatgtaattcttagaaaaaaagtcaaaattgtgagttttatcttgcaattctgactttataattcgtaactgtgagtttatatcataattctgatgaaaaaaaggttagaattgcgagtttgcatcacacaattcagagaaaaactcagaattgtgagataaaaagtctcaactacctttttttgaaatgttttatttagtggtggaaatgggcttccataatgATGtaatattcccattcatatttaaaaaaattttagcACACCAGGATGACTTGAGCATGGAATTGACCAGCCGTGACTTCCTGTTCCACAGGattatacagtagtcaacatttgaagtggaacaaaacctttcatcaaagttgtcctaaaaccaaaacaaaacccgTTGTTGTCTTAGAGCAACTCTGATgaatttttttgatccacttcaaatgttgactactgtaaatatgaggaacacaaagaccgaattcccttaatcatccatcaaagatgtaaaaatagctaaaacattaaaaccatttccaccatcagggcaataattaaagAAGTTCCATTCATCTAGTGTATCTGTATCGTCTTAATGCACGGTGAGGAGAAGAGTTTGACTagccaaagactctccaagcagctggagaattgcagagattagttgagacTTGGGGTCAGAAAGCCTAAAATACCAGACAGCCCCTATGTCATGATGTTGTTCGAGAGAGTTTCAAGAGAAATCCTCCTTCCTCATCCAAAAataaactccagcatattcagttgtcagaaaTGACCAGAAATTAAAACGGGAttggcttctatggtcagatcAAACGAAAAAAGCTTTTTGGCAGCAAAGCCATCAGATGGGATGCACCAGATGGGTTTGTTGCAAACAGGGATAAAGAGTACCCCATgtccacggttaaatatactgttGTATCTTTAATGTTGGAGGTTGATTtttctgccagaggtcctggacatcttgtttagATATATGGCATCatagattttattaaataccAACAGagaaaaatctaaacctgactgtCTCTGTAAGAGATTTTATAATGGATCGTGGGTGGGATGATcctaaacaaaaatcaaaatcaacacaaaaatatcTCCCTAAGCACAAAATGAAGCCTCTGCCATGGCTGTCCCAGTTCCCTCATCTGATGCAAGTAGAAACtgagtggggtgaactgaagagaagaagcaccaacatggaGCTGGAAATCTGAAGGATCTAGAGAGATTCTGTATGAGGGAACGGTCTCTGATCTCTcatcaggtgttctccaaacttaTCAGGCATTATAGGAGAAAAACATATCTTGGGAAAAGGACGTTGCAATAACTGAATctgtgaaaaaaacatttatttcataatgatatTTCCCCCCACCTTCTGTtctacttcaatgaaaggttagagttttgtgattttttgtaatgaaagatcaaaaggataaacaatgcagatttattttcacagctgcctttgctcatatttaccaagggtgccaatattaatATAAGGCATTGTATGGCCTGATATGTtcctttttctcaaaatgtatCTGTAAGCTTTGAAGTGTTAGACTTAGACTGAGACACTGTCCGTTATCAATAAACATCAAACTTTGAACAAATCCTATGCAAAAAACAGTTCTGTGATCTCCTGATTTTGAGGTCATCCCTCAACTGTACTTTAAAACCTGTATACTGGAGTTTTAACATATAAatagatttgtattttttctggCTTGCCACAGGTAACCATGCTTCATCTTAAAAggaatatacttaaaaaaacaaaaacaaaaaaacaagcaaaaattacaTGGAATCCATGGGTTGATTAGGTTTGCCGCATTTAGTATTACAACCTTGTGATCCAAATGGGAcgaaaatcattaaaaaacaccAAATACAATCAAAATGGATATAACAGATGTAGACTCTGCatgggaaaaaataatattttaatctgACTAAAttatgatcattttattttgtcaatttatttcaacattaataatctaGAATTGAAGTACTTGAAGCATGAGCAAAATAGATccaattaaatgattaaatattaaatgacgAGTGAACCCatattaaaggtatagttcacccaaaactgaaaattctgttattgattactcaccctcatgttgttccaaacccataagacctttgttcatctttggaacatgAAGCTTtgcatgcaaagaaaacaaaaatagcaactttattcaatttcaaacattaaggttgaaccactgatgtcacattttaacaatgtctttactacctttcaaGGCCTTAAACATGGttcgttgctgtctatgcagggtcagatagctctcagatttcatcaaaaatatcttaatttgtgttgagaATATGAACTcagtgtttggaacaacatgaaggcgagtaattaatgacagaattttaatttttgggtgaactattcctttaaaatccTCATGACTACCACTTTTACAAGAATGTTTTACCACTAAATACACTTCAGCGAAAAATTAGGCATGCCACTCAGTcaccttttttttattagaaaccTAATGCATATGCAAATCAAGATTGGCACCGCGATTAACCTTTTTAGATAAGGCTCCACGTTTTTGttcatgaaagaaaaaaaggtccCAAGGAAAGATTAATTTCAAGGAAAGAAATGCATCTTAAACTCTCCTTGGCATCAGTGGTTTACTTGCGCTTCCTGAAAACTGAAAAGATAAAACATCTGTTAATACACAACACTGggcatttgtatttttgaaagtactcacataacaaaacaaatgcttacttttctttttgccTTTCTTGataattttcttctttttcttggGTTTTGAATGATCAATACCCtattaaaagagaaaatgcactcaaataaaatgcattcattttttttggtagatttttttttctattacagGAATACATATACAAAAACTGTCACTACAATGGTAACGGGAACTTCTTACACATACATAATACCCATGATGCCATGGGCCAGCTCACCTGTGCTTCTCCCCCTGTTAGAGCGGTGATGTCACTGAATCGTGTGATGTTACCAAGCTGTGATGTCATTCCCACTATTCCTCTTTTCCTCTTCGCACGTGGCGTGCTGAGACGCACCATCATGGACTCCTCATACTTTTTCCTTTTATGAAATAATTTCCATAAATTATTAGGCGAAAAAAAATTACCAAGTGCTTATGTACTGAATAATCTACTGGATTTACTGTAATCTACAACTTCAAACTCGAATATCTAGAATAAAGCAATTCCATAAACTTATGTACCTGTTTAGCTCCTCTCTGCTTTCCCGTTCAGTCTGGAAGTCTCTGCGGTCTCTGATCTCTTCAGGAGCGTCGCTGTATTGCTGCTGGAGCTCCTGGATCAGAGAGCTGCGGAGTGCCGCTTTCTTCTGTTTGTCAATCCGCTCCTTTTGCCGGTCTGCGTCTGTCATGTCTCCATCTATGCATGGACAGGGAGGGTTTGGGATGAGTATTAactattaatacaattatatatttcaacatcCAAATACTAAAGTGAAATAACCAAAGTTAACTGCTGCAAAATCAGAAGACTTACCATAATGCATTGGAGCAATTCGAGGAGGTACATATTTTCTGCCGGTTGAGGGCTCTTTTACCCCCTTTGATTTTCCTTCTTCATTCTCATCATCTGAATTCTCAGATTCACTCAGCTATGTGTGAAAGAAAAGCAGcatttttaggtaaactgtATACACTTTAAGAATGAAAACcagaatgtattaaaaatacatctgAGGTCAAAAggttacatacaccttgcagaacttgctaaatgttaattattttaccaaaataagagggatcatagaaaatgaatgctattttttatttagtactgacctgaataagatatttcactaaAAAGATGTTgcatagttgaatttataaaaatgactgcattcaaaagtttacatacgctttattcttaataccgtgttgttacctgaatgatccacagctgtgtttttttgtttagtgatagttgttcatgagtcccttgtttgccctGCACAGATAAACTTCCTGCTGTTGTTCATAAAAACcctttaggtcccacagattctttggtttttcagcatttttgtgtattttaaccctttccaacaaggactatgattttgagatctatcttttcacagtgaggacaactgagagactcatatgcaactgttacagaaggttcaaatgctcactgatgctccagaaggaaaacgaTGGATTAAGAAccaggggatgaaaacttttgaaccaaatgaagatgtgtacatttttcttattttgcctaaatatcatatatgtttttaatttagtgctgcccttcaaaagctacagaagatgcttacatgtttcccaaaagacaaaataagttaaatttagcctgatcttcaaattccaaaagttttaacCCCCCAGTtattaatgcatcgtgttttttttttttttttgccgcatcagtgagcgtttgaaacttctgtaatagttgcacatgagtctctcatgttgtcctcagtgtgaaaagatggatctcaaaatcatacagtcattgttggaaatggttcaaatacacaaaaatgctgaaaaaccaaagaatttgtgggacctgaaagatttttctgaagaactgcaggcagtttaactgttcgggacaa comes from the Labeo rohita strain BAU-BD-2019 chromosome 24, IGBB_LRoh.1.0, whole genome shotgun sequence genome and includes:
- the ngdn gene encoding neuroguidin, whose translation is MAATTVGNNIIHNDLPTAVHLLNSLTEQVASVTSHIRDLIKKVREKAYQTSKGLSFLDLRYHLLLFYLQDITHLISLKTEGESLKDNSAIHRLVTIRTVLEKMRPLDQKLKYQIDKLVRTAVTGSLAENDPLHFRPNPQNLVSKLSESENSDDENEEGKSKGVKEPSTGRKYVPPRIAPMHYDGDMTDADRQKERIDKQKKAALRSSLIQELQQQYSDAPEEIRDRRDFQTERESREELNRKKYEESMMVRLSTPRAKRKRGIVGMTSQLGNITRFSDITALTGGEAQGIDHSKPKKKKKIIKKGKKKIFRKRK